From a single Stigmatopora argus isolate UIUO_Sarg chromosome 4, RoL_Sarg_1.0, whole genome shotgun sequence genomic region:
- the plekhg4b gene encoding pleckstrin homology domain-containing family G member 4B isoform X1, whose amino-acid sequence MLSLGKMHSRAKSRSCDNYLSIKDAESLDSCIQSTLSALYRPFNATASTVLWQLFGVVERQYRGDGLRCFIDFLVPAKRILQLIQQETCVRFRGLLLYNEGWPLCIHEKVILQLSPLHKVRLKQGDFYLQIVPLGHKTAKLVIKCLSGSGQAIVEIPVAESMYGSVFTAEFLQNVTVERNLHPLQNCLLTTGKSVYRTPWKNVVKPLFISNTAEAIMQAHCSRVAFRGTLSACSTSGSTGTLDSHRSSRESLHSQGADSTFSECGSPSTNRADTRSDSHSTRRVDITTPVITISPTEECGTEQRVDEASGKERGLASKMLSFSTDLSNPGPHRRHPRDSVVFESRRLFRKSYMEALQNPMSLGSSTESILEESPEHGSPREGSVTPGSSPDTRTSSREHLSRRLGSRGWLSGEDSRPSTPLHYLQRGLRSAERRAERRSKSLERNNKTGQSKAHRERSSSGGSASISPKKLMNGYVLRFGKLEVEASIPGCERRSSKEVTGLQEDTVEDQKSRLTEAESKSPKTANGSAIGLGTSSSSSNDSNLSLPKQMSEVNQELLASGAIILPGTRDRSGRAVLQVCTRAQVWAGESCTAHDLTTLLVYLHSTLRKDKCDEGLTVVIDSRRQQPVPALLSSLSEFQTLVPNALYSVLCLVDKEAAAKPEREIVNVQTETLSSLKALLKHVEQNQLTRDLEGTFHYDHNHWILFRQKIEPFASSCGEAISSLQESIALLGDSGNLKTSEEVSLMMEQQKRLMKSVLDDSHLNRLRLEGGTILARIRKEEACDNESYRDAVDMLSALYNQVDEEVHELVILSNKSQKDLESLLEVRRFEEQTQQVKLWFSVEGDKNLTPLESLTLSVSIIKDMKESLDQFLKESVHQHRHALQMVKESSQFLPGSVSSEFKQYLVSILSRVEKRKGHLDLLGNLYEFYESVNQWREHCQNYVSHLNTSGEALSPTVVQTLRDYCTEASKFSVENFSTLNDMVLSLECPQQVQQWNAVWHKCQQTKQQLEDTLARATRVSSDSMSSDFTDVLKPAGSQSSVAEISACEFLSEKSTVSSRTITPPTTEDIKLYSDEPYSKSPSGSISSSSRFTFPLDNKLSPSTFDDTDSDCTIDSSTSCHSEPLFSGASRVRKSPMKKIMKKTMNYELPPREGGHSDSSHVHGYTGVYIKGLEVANNVSAEKKLLRPDVMSPALGRSRSMSTPSKIHTRHSDGEDKKHSSKVQHIMDEMIFTEREYVRSLSYVIEHYFPEMERLDLPQDLRGKRNIIFGNMEKLWDFHSQYFLKDLESCAHSPLSISSCFLSHEDQFGMYALYSKNKPRSDSLLSSHGNEFFKNKQLDLGDKMDLASYLLKPIQRMSKYALLLKDLIKECSQSQAQELSDLRTAEEMVKFQLRHGNDLLAMDAIRGCDVNLKEQGHLRCQDEFIVWCGRRKYLRHVFLFEDLILFSKTKKIEGGYDIYIYKQSYKTAEIGMTENVGDSGLRFEIWFRRRKSQDTFILQASSVEVKAVWTTILGKILWRQALRNRELRMKEMVSMGIGSKPFMDIKPSDAAINDRALDYIMKGSECRTRASIAVSSYEYSASIKRPHSTISNSSTSSSGSQSSSSLLGSLNLHMYSSPTHPHPHAYPLATIPSFAQWPYDCIEEDELEHDSGTRPSMLTESSETSSQCTSNDSVTGLSTLTLPGPADGLLDSYNNNEESSSFLCSSLPTSSMEDSSIFPKSEDLQAQSNKFITARQTCHIAVGLSTMV is encoded by the exons ATGCTGTCACTTGGAAAAATGCACTCCAGAGCCAAGTCAAGGAGTTGTGACAACTACCTGAGTATTAAG GACGCTGAGTCTTTGGACAGCTGTATCCAAAGCACCTTGTCGGCCCTGTACCGGCCCTTCAACGCCACAGCCTCCACCGTCCTGTGGCAACTTTTCGGTGTGGTGGAAAGACAATACCGTGGAGACGGCCTCCGCTGCTTCATCGACTTCTTGGTTCCTGCTAAAAGGATTCTTCAGCTCATTCAACAGGAAACTTGT GTAAGGTTCCGAGGACTGCTTCTCTATAATGAAGGTTGGCCTCTCTGCATTCACGAGAAAGTGATCTTGCAGTTGTCCCCCTTGCACAAAGTGAGACTGAAGCAAGGAGACTTCTACCTGCAAATTGTACCATTAGGCCACAAGACTGCAAAGCTTGTGATAAAATGCTTGTCGGGCAGCGGGCAGGCTATTGTGGAGATCCCTGTCGCGGAGAGCATGTATGGCAGCGTTTTCACCGCTGAGTTCCTGCAGAATGTAACAGTTGAACGGAACCTGCACCCGCTACAGAATTGCCTGCTTACAACCGGTAAATCTGTGTACAGGACTCCGTGGAAGAACGTGGTCAAGCCTCTGTTTATCAGCAACACGGCGGAAGCCATCATGCAAGCGCATTGCAGCAGGGTCGCCTTCCGCGGCACACTCAGTGCCTGCAGTACCAGCGGATCCACGGGAACTCTGGACAGCCATCGCAGCTCCAGGGAGTCCCTCCATTCTCAGGGAGCCGACTCCACTTTCTCGGAGTGCGGCTCACCTAGCACAAACCGCGCGGATACCAGAAGCGATAGCCATAGCACGAGGAGAGTAGACATAACAACTCCCGTCATTACGATCAGTCCCACTGAAGAGTGTGGGACAGAGCAAAGAGTGGATGAGGCCAGTGGGAAAGAGAGAGGACTAGCATCCAAGATGCTCTCCTTTAGTACAGACCTCAGCAATCCAGGCCCACATAGACGTCACCCAAGAGACTCTGTGGTTTTTGAGAGCAGAAGACTTTTCAGGAAATCCTACATGGAAGCTCTGCAGAACCCCATGAGCCTCGGATCTAGCACTGAGTCCATCCTGGAAGAAAGTCCGGAGCACGGTAGTCCAAGGGAAGGATCCGTGACACCAGGCAGCAGCCCAGACACTCGCACTTCTTCTCGAGAACACTTATCCCGGAGGTTAGGGAGCCGTGGATGGCTCAGCGGTGAAGATTCTCGACCCAGCACACCTTTGCATTACTTACAGAGAGGGTTGCGGAGCGCAGAGAGACGGGCGGAGCGCCGTTCCAAGTCACTGGAGAGGAATAACAAAACTGGACAGAGTAAAGCTCACCGGGAAAGGTCTTCCTCTGGAGGCTCAGCTAGCAtctcccccaaaaaactaaTGAATGGTTATGTTCTTCGTTTTGGGAAGTTGGAAGTGGAGGCCTCTATTCCTGGTTGTGAAAGGAGGAGTAGTAAAGAAGTGACAG GGCTGCAGGAAGACACTGTTGAGGATCAGAAGTCTAGACTCACCGAAGCGGAATCCAAAAGCCCCAAAACTGCGAATGGTTCAGCAATTGGGTTGGGGACATCATCAAGCTCTTCCAATGACAGTAACTTGTCCCTGCCTAAACAAATGTCAGAGGTTAATCAGGAGCTGCTTGCATCAGGCGCTATAATTTTGCCAG GAACAAGAGATCGCAGTGGGAGGGCGGTTTTGCAGGTGTGTACAAGAGCTCAGGTGTGGGCAGGCGAAAGCTGCACGGCACATGATCTCACCACCTTACTGGTCTACTTACATTCCACTCTGCG GAAAGACAAATGTGATGAAGGTCTGACAGTTGTGATAGACAGCAGGAGGCAGCAGCCAGTTCCTGCTCTCTTGTCTTCGCTGTCTGAATTTCAG ACATTGGTACCAAATGCACTTTACTCAGTTCTTTGTCTGGTGGACAAAGAGGCAGCCGCCAAACCTGAAAGAGAGATTGTTAATGTACAG ACCGAGACATTGTCATCTTTGAAGGCCTTGCTGAAGCATGTTGAACAGAACCAGCTCACACGCGACCTGGAGGGCACCTTCCACTATGACCACAACCATTGGATTCTCTTTAGACAG AAAATTGAACCATTTGCTAGCAGTTGTGGCGAAGCCATCTCCTCTCTCCAGGAGTCTATCGCCTTGTTGGGTGACAGTGGCAACTTGAAGACGTCTGAG GAAGTGTCTCTGATGATGGAGCAGCAGAAGCGTCTCATGAAGTCTGTGCTGGATGACAGCCATTTAAATAGGTTACGTCTTGAAGGAGGCACCATCCTCGCCCGCATCAGGAAGGAAGAGGCCTGTGACAATGAGAGCTACAG AGATGCTGTAGATATGTTGAGTGCACTGTACAACCAAGTAGATGAAGAAGTCCATGAGCTTGTCATTCTATCCAACAAGTCTCAGAAGGACTTGGAAAGTCTCCTGGAAGTGCGCAGGTTTGAGGAACAGACACAACAG GTTAAACTGTGGTTTAGTGTGGAAGGAGACAAGAATCTCACACCATTGGAATCACTGACATTATCTGTCAGCATCATTAAAGACATGAAGGAAAGCTTGGACCAATTTCTGAAAGAGTCCGTG CACCAACATAGACACGCACTACAGATGGTGAAAGAGTCTTCGCAGTTTCTTCCTGGCTCCGTTTCCTCAGAATTCAAGCAATATCTCGTCTCCATACTGAGCAGAGTGGAGAAGCGGAAGGGACACTTGGACCTCCTGGGAAACCTCTACGAGTTCTATGAATCT GTAAACCAGTGGAGGGAGCATTGCCAGAATTATGTCAGTCACCTTAATACTTCGGGTGAAGCACTTTCTCCCACTGTGGTCCAGACACTGCGGGATTACTGCACTGAGGCCTCCAAATTCTCAGTGGAGAACTTCAGCACACTGAATGACATGGTGCTGTCCCTAGAATGTCCTCAGCAAGTCCAACAGTGGAACGCAGTATGGCACAAATGTCAGCAGACCAAGCAACAGCTGGAAGACACTTTAGCGCGAGCCACTAGAGTGTCTTCAGACTCCATGTCCTCTGATTTTACGGATGTTTTAAAGCCTGCAGGGAGCCAAAGTAGTGTCGCGGAAATTAGTGCCTGCGAGTTCCTGTCTGAAAAGTCCACTGTCTCCAGCAGGACCATCACGCCGCCGACTACTGAGGACATCAAGCTGTATTCTGATGAGCCTTACTCCAAAAGCCCCTCTGGTTCCATTTCCTCCTCTTCACGCTTTACTTTCCCACTTGACAACAAGCTGAGCCCATCTACATTCGATGACACGGACAGCGACTGCACTATCGACTCCTCCACATCCTGCCACTCAGAGCCCCTCTTCTCAGGAGCTTCCCGAGTTCGCAAGTCGCCAATGAAGAAGATTATGAAGAAGACCATGAACTATGAGCTGCCGCCAAGGGAAGGGGGCCATTCAGACTCCAGTCATGTGCATGGTTACACAGGAGTCTACATCAAGGGTTTGGAGGTGGCCAATAACGTGTCGGCAGAGAAAAAGCTTCTGCGGCCCGACGTCATGAGCCCAGCGTTAGGACGCAGTCGCAGTATGTCTACGCCCTCAAAGATCCATACCCGACACAGTGACGGAGAGGACAAGAAACATAGCAG TAAAGTGCAGCACATCATGGATGAGATGATCTTCACTGAGAGGGAGTACGTTCGCTCTCTCAGCTACGTAATTGAGCATTATTTCCCCGAGATGGAACGCCTGGATCTGCCACAAGACCTCCGCGGGAAGCGCaacatcatttttggaaacATGGAGAAGCTGTGGGACTTTCACAGCCAGTATTTCCTCAAGGACTTGGAGTCCTGCGCCCACTCTCCGCTGTCCATTAGCAGCTGCTTTCTCAGTCAT GAGGATCAGTTTGGAATGTATGCTCTGTACAGCAAGAATAAGCCCCGGTCTGACTCCCTGCTCAGCAGCCATGGGAACGAATTCTTTAAG AATAAGCAGCTGGATCTTGGGGACAAGATGGACCTGGCGTCCTACTTATTGAAGCCCATCCAGAGGATGAGTAAATACGCACTGCTGCTGAAGGACCTCATCAAGGAGTGTAGTCAGTCCCAAGCGCAAGAGCTGAGCGACCTTCGCACGGCCGAGGAGATGGTGAAATTTCAGCTTCGTCATGGCAACGACCTGTTGGCTATGGATGCCATTCGTGGATGTGAT GTCAACTTAAAGGAACAGGGACATTTGCGCTGCCAGGATGAGTTCATCGTCTGGTGTGGACGCAGGAAGTACCTTCGTCACGTCTTCTTGTTTGAAGACCTTATCCTCTTCAGCAAGACCAAAAAGATCGAAGGAGGATATGACATTTACATCTATAAACAATCCTATAAA ACAGCCGAGATAGGTATGACTGAGAATGTTGGCGACAGTGGTCTCCGCTTTGAAATATGGTTCCGGCGAAGGAAGTCCCAAGACACGTTCATCCTGCAAGCAAGTTCAGTAGAGGTCAAGGCTGTGTGGACCACCATCTTAGGGAAGATCCTGTGGAGGCAGGCACTACGAAACAGgg AGTTACGCATGAAAGAGATGGTGTCAATGGGCATTGGAAGCAAGCCTTTCATGGACATTAAACCTAGTGACGCAGCCATCAATGACAGAGCCCTCGACTATATAATGAAGGGGTCAG AATGTAGAACGAGAGCCTCCATAGCGGTGTCCTCGTACGAATACTCTGCTTCCATCAAGAGGCCACACTCCACCATCTCCAACAGCAGCACTTCCTCCTCCGGCAGCCAGTCGTCCTCATCCCTGCTGGGATCCCTCAACCTCCACATGTACTCTTCGCCTACCCACCCACACCCTCATGCCTACCCACTTGCCACCATTCCCTCCTTTGCCCAATGGCCTTATGACTGCATTGAGGAAGACGAGCTGGAGCACGACTCGGGGACCCGTCCTTCCATGC TTACAGAGAGTTCCGAGACGTCGTCCCAGTGCACTTCCAATGACAGCGTAACCGGCCTGAGCACCCTCACCTTACCCGGACCCGCCGACGGCCTCCTAGACTCGTACAACAACAACGAGGAGTCCTCCTCCTTCCTTTGCTCTTCCCTGCCTACTTCCTCCATGGAGGATTCCTCCATCTTTCCAAAAAGTGAAGATCTCCAAGCACAGAGCAACAAGTTCATCACGGCA AGGCAGACTTGTCATATAGCAGTAGGCCTGTCTACAATGGTGTGA